In the genome of Dermatophagoides farinae isolate YC_2012a chromosome 4, ASM2471394v1, whole genome shotgun sequence, the window GCTAAAGCATGTGAATGGagtgagtgaaaaaaatgattatgatgacgatgatccaTTTcctttgatgattaattgattgatttatatagCGCATATATCGATTTaccaaattgatttgatgaatgatgccAACCAATGAGTAGGAGAgaagttggaaaaaaaatcatgaattATAAAACATGAGAATGAATGAGCGTTTTGAagtgtggattttttttttgttgataaattaattcatcatttgacgAATGATCGATGGGTGGATATTTGTAAATTGAAGGTTGTGGGTGATAATTCTTGCGCTTCTTATGTgtacttttgttttttttttggctttttgTTAATTGGCTTAGTGGATTGTTTTTCGGTTGATTTATTAggtcagattttttttgggtttgaaaaatgtttaagATGTTTAATAAgaaccgccaccaccaccaccaccactactataACCTGTAAAAAGAAACATTTctaatgaatattttcaaatattcgtAGCAATtcttaccaccaccaccaccgccgccCATGCTgtatccaccaccaccaccgccggAAGAGCCGCCATAACCGCCACTTccgccgccaccaccaccactataaCCTGTAAAGATAAACATTTCtaatgaatattttcgaATATTCGTAGATATtcttaccaccaccaccacctccaGAAGAGCCAccataaccaccaccaccgccagaAGAGCCAccataaccaccaccaccaccggaCGAGCCGCCATAACCACCACCGCCGCCGGAAGAGCCACCATAACCACCGCCGCCGccgccgccaccaccaccgccataACCTCCTCCTTGACCTTGACTGACGATAGTTTTGACTTCCTCTTTGGCAGGTCGAACTTCTTGCACGACTTTTCGGtatggaatgatgatttctcGTACTTCCTgttttttggaacaaatagattatcaatatgatgaattgaatcaatcaattgtataTATCAACGAACCTGAATAATTGGTTTTTTAACTTCGTGGATCAATCGTTGTGGTTCTTCTTCAGACTGAGTATATTCAGGTTCATTTCCGTAACCACCCATATTTGATTGCATGATTTGGATTTTACCTCCAGCTGATTTGAAATGCAATTTCAATGGAGCTGAACCTCCATCGAATTCGACGATACGTGGGGTACCTTGGCTAACTTGAATTGGCACTGGTCGAACTTCGAAAGTTTGACGTGATTGGATGGCACCTTTGATGACTTGTGGACCACCGccgccgccaccaccaccaccacccataccaccaccaccaccaccataaccaccaccaccaccaccaccaccacctttATTAATAAGTAAAGTTTTAATACTGGATATAAATGGTATAAATTTTGCTCTATTACCATATCCACCACCGCCCATTCCATAGCCGCCGCCGCCGCCACCCATGCCTCCTCCACCgtatccaccaccacccccTTTATTATTAAGTAAAGTTTTAATACCGGTTAGAAATGGTATAAATTTAGCTCTATTTGTATTAaaattaccaccaccaccgctgtatccaccgccaccaccgcTCATCCCATATCCGGCCGAGCTAACCATCATGACGGCACCCCCACCGCCACCGCCATAACCACCCCCTtgaagagaaacaaaaaaaaaattattctatcGAATGGTGACAGAAAATTACTTTGacttaccaccaccaccaccaccgtaAGCGAAACAAATAGCCACTAATGTGGATGATATCACAGCGAACTTTTATTTCCAAAgattaataattaatgatgatatcgatgatgatgatggaccggaaattcatttgaaaatagcaaaacaaaaaaatgaaaatgaatttttttttatgaaaaaaaacataaaccatcatcacaatacaatacaattaCATACTCGCAACATTTTTTCTGAGTAGGAAATGATccgattcgattcaaatttccaatgatgattatcaccGAATTTCACAGAAAACACACTTGGAacacaatttgaaattttctaaaacgtttcaaatacaacaaacataaatgaatgaacgaatgaatgaatggatgatcaTGTTCGGGTTTATATATCATTGGCTCATTTGTTTCgaaattttgaaacattttttttcatatttattatggaaaaagagaaaacagTAGAACAGGTCAAGAGTCATACAtgagatgtttttttttgttatgtcatcaagagagagagaatcaaaaaaaaaaaatttggaaccATTAATGTTAGTGAGTGGAAATTGAGAGAACATTTTTAATAGTCGggcccatttttttttctttttctcgtTCATCCATCTTGAAACATTATTTGACTTCggttattcaattcaaatatgaataaaatagtGTGACATTCATtgcaatttttcattttcattttaatctaaattgaatttgaatgtatgaatgaatgaatgaatgaataacgGCTAATAgagagaatgaaaagaatgattgattcaacttttcatattcaataaGGCCTAAGGTCAAGTTGTTGGCaatataattttgaaattaacaTAAccctttctttctttttgttgttgttgatcgatAATCGAATGCGGAACAATGTTATCggtattgatttgaatgttttattataattaaagatttttttttaatttttttcttttatcattatttaataGAAATCttttataaatcaaattaattgataTAATGGTTTCcaatgaaagaaaacaaaacaaaacaaaaaaaaaaattgttactTCGTCAATGATGGTCAACATTTTTCATCGTTGTTACCATGGCCTTTTCTcttcattgatttattacCAAACGATGTTTtagatgaataataatcatcatcatcattttcaagtataattcattcatattcatgCATTCGAcctcgaattttttttttcttcttctaatattcattttcatcccacaacagcaacaacaacagaaatcTATTAGCTCAATTAGGTCCCACACAgtattgttgtcatcatgaatttttttttttgctgttgttgttcatggaTCGTTATTATAAGGATAATATATTACCATtgcgtattttttttctatttttttttcatttgtttatttgttttttttttgtttcttaaaGTTCCAAATTAGGTCCCAGTTGAAATTGATGTAACTATgcacgtgtgtgtgtgtgtgtgtgtatgtgtgtgtttcaaaaatattttatcattgcAATATCTTGCTGTAATCATATAAtgataagatgatgataattgtaaaAAGATGACCGTTTTCCAtcattgaatctttttttcataatcattatgatgatgatgatgatgatgataatcacattgatctttttttgaaattatttttaattagTAACTACAAGTGGTATTTGGACATATAGTTATAGATAAATGACCataaaattataatcatcatcagtttttttctcctaATTTATCTGGAATATCGATCTGATCAAGATAACGtattaatggtgatgatgatgatgatgatgatgatgatgatgatgaactgataacgaaattttttttctttcacctttttttataatttccttgttcaaaaaaagtgttttttttttgctaattttctttataaccctctcttttttttcagtgaaaAAGAGAGGGTTGAAattatcaagttttttttttcttaaaaaaaaatttggattcCCTCGTTGTTGAGAAATGTTtacaattttaaaaataaaaagttaaattcggaaaaaaatcataaaattgaaagtaaaatttgaatttttgaaacaaacaaacaaacgaacgaacgaacgaaaaaaactaatcatTTGAgaatgatgtgtgtgtgtgtgtgtgcattttGTATTGgagcaatcatcatcatcatcatttaaatgcGAAACGATGTGAtccaaaatggaaatttggCACTCGATAAAATATCTGTGCAATATATAacgatttaaattttttatatttttcttattatgcACTGTTTCTAAAAAatgaactgaaaaaaaattgtccaaaTAAAACGAacatatgaaatgaaatgatgatgatgatgatggcttgTGTGGTTATatggagaagaaaaaaactaaaccaTCATACACATACATCTTGTCTGGCCGccatcgttgatgatgatgatgatgctttaaaaattgatacgatgaaaaaattttcaacaattttcaagCGAAAGATAAATAAAGTGAgtgcaaaaaataaaaaaataaaataaatttctcaacaccaacaaaataataaaaaaaaacaccctGAAACCAATattaaaacagaaaacagaCTATTTTAACCTTTAGGGTGCTTTTCCACctcctttttctttttcttatcTGTTTTGGATGTTACATgcttattattgatgatgataacaagaaaaacattgttCCGGagacgaatgatgatgatgatgatgatgatgattgtgatgttgatgacatCGATGccgttgaatgaatgaatgaatgaattcaatggatGAACCTTcttaatcaaaaatgattttttctttttttgtcaaaatcaACGGAAGCCAGACCAATTTTTCTACAACTTTTTTACttcaaaagaaagaaagagagagagagagagagaaagtcattattgtttaaatgggtaaatgaatgaagatattattatttccgagtttttttttcctttcatcatgaatagatcgttgctttttttttgtttgtttctccTTTAAAATCTATTTAATCATAATCGATTAATCGGGTTTTAACCTCGATTCCGAAATGTGTAAAAGAAAATgcgaatgaatttcaatcaaatatctATGATTagatatcaaaaaaaaacaaaaaaaaaaattaaatttaaattttatcaaaaaaaaaaaaaaaaaaaattatgactAGCCACTAAAGctacataaaaaaaattcaccttTTATAATgactgaaaatttttatgattttttttctcacatttttattttttttattgcctGATATGTAATACAcgtgttattatcatcatgataaataataattagcatatataaaaaacattgatgaatgaaaaatgaccaCATAGAcacaaatttaaataataatttgatcgattttttttcaaaaaaaaaaaaaaaaaatgaataatctaggaaataaaattcaagtAAAATTTTAAAGGACATCATATCATTATGGTCTGATGACATATCGTGTCGtgtcgattgatttttattttcttttgaaggtcatcatcatcatcattttcaaaatcttCCAAATCCATACTccaaatgaagatgaattaattaattaatcaattaattaaaaagaaatttatgtcaattattaataatgagcagaaaaatattcaaaaaaaaaatttactatCACGATCACGATTGAATGAGATTAACATATATCTCATTTACATTGGTTAtattaccattattttttttttactgggCAGAGGGAGAATCAATTACTAATTAATTGTAGCAATAATGAATTACATCATCACATAATATTATCGGACATTGCCAATTGATCGACTGGGCAATAGCATTATTTAAGAtgtgaataatgataataatggtcatttgttgttgttggctaaaatttattcatttttttgtgtgtgtgtgtgtgtttgcggCAGCCACCTGTTCacatcgaaaaaattgattcgatcCTTAATATGATAGTATGATTGATATCAAGGTGTTCGATTTGATAGGTGATGGCCATTTGTGATAATCAGGccaaaagaaacaaaaaaaaaatgatccgCCAATTTATGtggaaatttatttgaaaatgagatgaaataaaatagatGTGCCAGAAAAATGGTcgcaaatttgaaaatggaaaataattaaCTTGTTTTGACGTATTCACAGAATTCTTTTCCAATAACTGACGAGTCTTTAGCCTGTGGTGGTAGTTGCAATATGatattatctttttttttgttgcgttgttaatttgatttaatgatgatgatttctcaaaatcaacaacaacaaagttcAATCGGGtcgattgataatgatggaacaaatttaaaatttaaatttaaataaattaaaaagaaTCTTGATATTAGCCATGTctatatgataatgatgaacttgtctgatgatgaatttatttaaattttttgtgtcacgacttttcttttctccaGGGTAGTAAAATTCTCTCAAATAAAAAGCTGATGATAATCAGacaaaaacagacaaaaaaacaattccgttgaattcatttatcGATTAATGTTACATGGATACacaacaatttgatgatgaatgaatattgacGTGATAGCCGCTAGTGATAATCGGATATATATGGTaaggaaatgaattttatcaaatgattttttttgtcgtctTTCTTCATCGATACAtttgattaatgaaaatgaaatgaatttttacttcgtttttattttgtttcacgcaaagatcaatgatgatcaattataATAAGGAATACCATggtcaatggaaaaaaaataattcgaaTCGAAAGATATCGATAGTATcgttttgatgaaaaaaaaatgaaaacaaggAAATCTATCTCTATAGcgaaatgattcaaaaaaaattttttttaatcatgaccgttttcaatcaaaaattgattaaattgattctcgcttttttttgtactgAATTAAAAACTTTTGCCtccaacaatcatcaattcaaattgtcatgttgttattgtctcatcatcatcatcatcatcatcagatcaaGATAAGATTGAGTGTTAATATGtggaaagagaaaaaaatgattatttcacgcatatttgattcattaatcaattattacCTTTAATTATAATGGTGGCGGTAGTTcgccataataatgatgttttgttgttatttgatCAGTTTAGATCGAAATCTATCTGATTGCTCGTATCAAATTGTGGCTAATCGaagttcaacaacaacaataacaacagtgGCACAATATaccaatgaaatgatgaatcaatttaatttccTATATATCCAAATCGATTAATCCGATTTGagaatttgttttctctttaaataataaaaattgatctatgatttgaaaatttcgaaaCAAATAATCGCTATTGCCAAGTTATTGGCAATCCATaatcgcacacacacacacacacacacattgatcatcatcatgtggcTGACAAGATATTttcgatttcatcatcatggtaaaagattaaaattaaacaaaacaaaatctaatCTGATCAGagttgtttcgtttttttttctcagtaAAACACAAaaccaatgaatgatttattcttttttttttggtgagaAAATATACAACATATATATGAGAAAcgaatgattcaaataagATATTTGTATATGTAGTATGTTTGTGATTTGATGTTGGatcatctttttcatcaattataataatcaaatttatggtcagattatcatcatcatttataattatttcatctatgaaaaaaaagaaatagcaagaaaaaattgaaaaatttcatcaacaaaaaaaacaaaaaacgtgacattcaaattttttcccacttatcatttcacattcattaattcgtatagattttttgttttcatctttgttgagttttttttttctttattttgtttgtttccaatcaatcaatcaatcgcaATGGCCTGGTATATTAGATTATTATGTAAATGATTCGCGaatgatattcatcatcatatgatcacatacaatcgatgatgaaatgttttttttttctattgagAATCCTTATCTAAAGATATCTTCTACAATCaacagtcatcatcatcatcatcaatgggtcatcgaatcaaatatggcccgaattttaaatttaaattttttttttgttttcattcaattcaattcaatcattgattattattattattatatgtacacaaacagaatgaaacaaaacaaaaattcattaaacattcagccaccatcatcatcatcatcagttgtAATATTAGCATTTAAATGGACATAGATatatcgaaataaaaaaaaatcgaaaaacatcaccattcattcaatgattgaatgatgatgacgaagtaaaaaaaaaatgttcaaatttcTGATTTATACATCGATAATATggccaaatgatgattatgatataaCGGGGGCATTTTTAggctttttattttttttcttatttcatagatgattgttttgtgtatgtgtgtgtatgtgatggcgtcgattatgatgatgatgatgatgattcgatcgGCTGAccttttatgatgatgataatggccatgatcatgatgaagatgatcgatgatcgatttatcatttgattcaattgataatataaaaaaaaaattttttttttgttcattttttttctttgttattcaaaatgtttttgtttcaatgttgGAATCATATCATCAGACAGACATTATAaagattcaaatgaatcatgGAATgtcacacatacaaacaacgcagaatgatgatttgaatgttgttgattgatgatggatgatcgaataatttttgatagaaaaatttccattccTTGTTTATGTCATTTGTATATATTTTGCAAAAAACTAAGCAATTTTACCCGAATCGGAtatataacatttttttttgaccttatgatcaaatgataatctttatttatgatcaatcgatcaaaaaataaaaaataacagacaaacaaacaaacaaaaaaacgaattgatAATATctcaatcaaaattgttgaactttgttttttgatcagGTCAATCATTTGGAATCAttgtcataatcatcattatctgcTGTAGTGTTTCacatcatattttttcattaatttatttacgttcattatcaaatggcgaaaaaaaaggaaatggaaaaatttccaagAATAATGTTGTCCTCCtactgtcatcatcatcaacaacacatCTTGATGGTCAtcacatttgaaatgatttattattttttttttgaccaaataatgatgtgaAAGTGATGGCATATTGGTCATTTATGAATCATgacaaatttgaatttttttttttaatacaaACAATTTGTGTTTGAATTTCCAAGTAGGTGATTTTAGCGGTTGATatgataatataattattattaactaTAAATTATAACTGCAACTTTGTTACAAAATCAACGACAATTTGATTCGTGTATGttctcattgattttttttttgattcaattattattataaattcgTCGTCTTGATATAAATGATACATTGAATGAACACACTCACCtctcccacacacacacacacacacacacacacaactgATTCACACAGCAAACAATTCGAATTGGAGAACGTGCTGTTATGCTATGATGTAGGCTTTATCATtagattttatcattatcatcaccgtGTGTAAAGTGTGGTGtcacgaacaacaacaacaacaaagtcatctggatcatttttcattgtgtactttttgttgttgttgttgttgtttctctATTACAATATTTCTGtgtatgtgaatgaaattgaaactgAAAAAGTAGAtttgaagaatttcaaataaacaatgaCCATTATCTTTGTGTGtagttgatcatcatcatcaaatgccATGGCCATCCTGACCCATccttagttttttttctccattatcatcatcatcatcgtcatcatcattaaataaataaatttaacatttttttgcaacattttttttttgacggcGTCACGCAATGACCGaataatagaaataaattagataatgaaaaaaaaaaaaatccgaaacTATGTATAATGCTGTGCTAtgctatgtgtgtgtgtgagtgagtgcaacaagtttttgttttcacaagacttgaaacaaacaacaacaacaacaacaacaacaacaacaaggaagAACGTGGGAAAGGAGAGGGGAAAatctaaatcaaaattatgttgatcaacaacaatcagaatccgaacaaatgatgatgatggtgaatttgccacacaaacacacgcgcacataataataatagtcataatcaaatttgatgatttgattcaacctgttggaaaaaaattgcccgactaattattgttttaatttttttttcgtatttagatagtgaaaataaaacaaaacaaaacaaaacaaaaaaaacgaatataaCCAATTTTGAATATCAAATTCGGTGATACAATTCAAGATCcatttcatcaatcgatcaataatgaccttttttttgagagaaaaattatgaataaatgtgGTCGGTGTGCTTGttacaaatatatatatatcgaatACATTTCGATTAACGAAAACCATTctcttcacacacacacacacacacatacaaattaAAAGTACAAATGTACACGCGTACTTGgcctttttctctttgttatttttttgctattgtttttcataatttaaatcatcatcatttttttcaacattataTAATGTTGTAATTGTAgtctacatttttttttcttacttgatcctcatcatcatcatcatcgtcatcatcatcatcagttgaATAACAAAGTGCCACcacaaatcatcaatgatgatgatgatgatgatgatggtgatccaGTTTCAcattttggattttgaacaaaaactaaaaaaaaaatcaaaagtatttgttgatgaaaaaaaaacgtaattgcaatttttgttgttgttgttgttgtcgttgtttttattgttattataatgataatgatgtttattgttgttgtcggttgttgttgaaatgataaatcaCATTATTTCAAGAAtgtattaatgataatgatgatgatgatgatttcatttcgaaaattgtgattgttaattcatccattcagtCAACAATGAAACTTGAATAGTTAAAATTTAACAGGAATTATAATGATACCAGAATATTGAAATGATCAGATCAGATCAGAATGATGTAAAAGATTgtaaacaatcaatgatcaacaaatgatgatgatgtaaaaaaaaaatttaaatgtaatcatcattatcaattgacCTTTTGAATACTactattgattttttgatctctgatcaaataataatcgatacataattgtttatttatttatttatttttttttcgaaagcTTTTCTGTCTAAATAATCTGATtaacataatgatgacaaccacgatgatgatgatgatgatgatacaaagttacaaaatacaaaataaattcaaagatGATACTTTGTATTTTATAAACGTGAGttgattaaaatgatgaaagaaaatacgttatctttgtttgtttttacacAATCTGTGGTAATAAATAATTGTAGTTGACATGTCAtttcaaaaccaaaacaaaacaaaacaaacaattaaaattaaatttaaactAATATACACTACTTctaaacagagaaaaaattaattttaaattataattaatgaaaacgaacaaaacaaGGAATTATGACATAAAATTAGGCAACAAGtattttaattaattcaaatgGATAGATtccaaaattgaaacaatttttcaataaaaatattaacaTTTGGATCTTGACTTAATCGTATTATTGTATTGGATGATTTAgcagttgttgtttgattgttattAGTTGAATCGTTTGTCGTTGTGGTTGTCGTCAATCCATCATCG includes:
- the LOC124500380 gene encoding uncharacterized protein LOC124500380 isoform X2, translated to MLRFAVISSTLVAICFAYGGGGGGGGYGGGGGGAVMMVSSAGYGMSGGGGGYSGGGGGGGGYGGGGMGGGGGGYGMGGGGYGGGGGGGGGYGGGGGGMGGGGGGGGGGPQVIKGAIQSRQTFEVRPVPIQVSQGTPRIVEFDGGSAPLKLHFKSAGGKIQIMQSNMGGYGNEPEYTQSEEEPQRLIHEVKKPIIQEVREIIIPYRKVVQEVRPAKEEVKTIVSQGQGGGYGGGGGGGGGGGYGGSSGGGGGYGGSSGGGGGYGGSSGGGGGYGGSSGGGGGGYSGGGGGGSGGYGGSSGGGGGGYSMGGGGGGGYSSGGGGGGGSY
- the LOC124500380 gene encoding uncharacterized protein LOC124500380 isoform X1, with amino-acid sequence MLRFAVISSTLVAICFAYGGGGGGGGYGGGGGGAVMMVSSAGYGMSGGGGGYSGGGGNFNTNRAKFIPFLTGIKTLLNNKGGGGGYGGGGMGGGGGGYGMGGGGYGGGGGGGGGYGGGGGGMGGGGGGGGGGPQVIKGAIQSRQTFEVRPVPIQVSQGTPRIVEFDGGSAPLKLHFKSAGGKIQIMQSNMGGYGNEPEYTQSEEEPQRLIHEVKKPIIQEVREIIIPYRKVVQEVRPAKEEVKTIVSQGQGGGYGGGGGGGGGGGYGGSSGGGGGYGGSSGGGGGYGGSSGGGGGYGGSSGGGYSGGGGGGSGGYGGSSGGGGGGYSMGGGGGGGYSSGGGGGGGSY
- the LOC124500380 gene encoding uncharacterized protein LOC124500380 isoform X3, which codes for MLRFAVISSTLVAICFAYGGGGGGGGYGGGGGGAVMMVSSAGYGMSGGGGGYSGGGGGGGGYGGGGMGGGGGGYGMGGGGYGGGGGGGGGGYGGGGGGMGGGGGGGGGGPQVIKGAIQSRQTFEVRPVPIQVSQGTPRIVEFDGGSAPLKLHFKSAGGKIQIMQSNMGGYGNEPEYTQSEEEPQRLIHEVKKPIIQEVREIIIPYRKVVQEVRPAKEEVKTIVSQGQGGGYGGGGGGGGGGGYGGSSGGGGGYGGSSGGGGGYGGSSGGGGGYGGSSGGGGGYSGGGGGGSGGYGGSSGGGGGGYSMGGGGGGGYSSGGGGGGGSY
- the LOC124500380 gene encoding uncharacterized protein LOC124500380 isoform X4, encoding MLRFAVISSTLVAICFAYGGGGGGGGYGGGGGGAVMMVSSAGYGMSGGGGGYSGGGGGGGGYGGGGMGGGGGGYGMGGGGYGGGGGGGGGGYGGGGGGMGGGGGGGGGGPQVIKGAIQSRQTFEVRPVPIQVSQGTPRIVEFDGGSAPLKLHFKSAGGKIQIMQSNMGGYGNEPEYTQSEEEPQRLIHEVKKPIIQEVREIIIPYRKVVQEVRPAKEEVKTIVSQGQGGGYGGGGGGGGGGGYGGSSGGGGGYGGSSGGGGGYGGSSGGGGGYGGSSGGGGGGYSGGGGGGSGGYGGSSGGGGGGYSMGGGGGGYSSGGGGGGGSY